The Oncorhynchus clarkii lewisi isolate Uvic-CL-2024 chromosome 12, UVic_Ocla_1.0, whole genome shotgun sequence genome segment agcccatcccagccttgtgcaggtctacaattttatccctgatgtccttacacagctctctgttcttggccattgtggagaggttggagactgtttgattgagtgtgtggacaggtgtctttaatacaggtaacgagttcaaaccggtgcagttaatacaggtaatgagtggagaacaggagggcttcttaaagaaaaactaacaggtctgtgagagccggaattcttactggttggtaggtgatcaaatacttatgtcatgcaataaaatgcaaatgaattagttaaaaatcatacaatgtgattttctggatttttgttttagattctgtctctcacgaaaacctgcaaaatcggcagtgtatcaaatacgcgttctccccactgtaggcaGAATAATCTGCACAATCCTCCTCTGTCTCTTACAGATGCGATTCACACTCTCATGAGATTTTCTCTCTCGACTTGACACATCCCTTTCACATCCGCTCTGGTTCCCATCACTGCAAGGTCGCACTCATCCAGTCCCAGCATTGGTTTTTCTAACCTCTCTAGGCCATCACAAATAGACATACACACTAAGAAACACACTGCTGTGTACAATAGCTACATCATATTGGCCATCTCCCTCCATGTAGTTACTATAAGCCTTCTAAAACTCCCACTGACCcagataccacacacacacacacctgcaaaaTGGAACAAATGGAAGTTCAATAACATCAAACAAATTGCAAATCCAAAAACACAATCCCATGCTATTACTGCACAGTAGCCTACCTATGTGTGATCACCAGGACAAGACAATGGACCAAGAAATACATTTCCTCCCACATTCATTTAGTGACTCTTCCACGTAGTTAGACGCCTATAGTGGCGGTGCTTGACACTCTGGGAGTCTTTGCCTAATCATCAATGACCCCTGGTGGATATGGAGCATCAATGCATCTTATTGTGCATCTTATCATGTGTGTCAGTACTATCTACACATAAGAGTTTGTACGCATTAAATCACCCCAGAATCAACCAAATATAGATTTTATTTAGATTGACATCTTTGCTAGAGGCAAAATATACGCTCCAGTATGGAAAAGATACTGATATTATTGGGATGGGgtggatgacacacacactggtgatggggtggatgacacacacactggtgttggggtggatgacacacacacactggggttgaggtggaggacacacacacactggtgttggggtggatgacacacacacactggggttgaggtggatgacacacacacactggggttggggtagatgacacacacacactggtgttggggtggatgacacacacacactggggttggggtggatgacacacacacactggggttggggtggatgacacacacacactggggttggggtggatgacacacacacactggggttggggtggatgacacacacacactggggttggggtagatgacacacacacactggggttggggtagatgacacacacacactggggttggggtagatgacacacacacactggtgttggggtggatgacacacacacactggggttggggtggatgacacacacacactggggttgGGGTGGATGACACACACACTTTGATTGGGGTGGACAGAGGATCTGTCTCATGCAGAAGGCATCTTGCCGTGAACCCGGAAGCGATACACACATGTGTAGTCCTGGTGACCCCAGTTGCTGAGGATACGGAGCTCCACATAGCGATACACACTGTTAGGGTTCTGAGAGAGAGAAGTCCACTGTTATAATCATTTTGACGCTTTTATTATATCAGCCCGCCTGTTGCACAAACAATCACCCCAAAAGTTAAACTGCTTAAAGCCAAATGTAATTGGAATAATCTGTGTCAATGTCTGGAATTATGTTCTCTGTATCTATACCATGTATATCTCTACCATGTGTATCCCAACAGGGCACAGATGTCAAGTCAACGTCTATTCCACTTTGGTTCAACATAATtttattgaaatgacgtggaaacaacgttgattcaaccagtgtgtgccctgtGGGTCTCTACCATGTGTATCTCTAATATCTCTACGTTAGTGTCTGACTCACAGGCAGTTTAAATGTCTGGATAGGATCCCCGGCCTGGTTAAACATGAAAGTCCCGAGCAGTGTTCCCTCTTCACTGTTAGTAGTCAtgccctacacacacagagagagaaagagagagagagagagagagagagagagagagagagagagagagagagagagaaaatgaaaggTACTCAGCATAACACTTAAAAAACATTCCTGTGTGGCTCTGATCAAATACACAGGGGTCAGAGGTGACTCACGTAGACGGCGAAGTCCTTAGGAGCGCTGTCTATGTGTCCGGTGGGAGAGACGGCGGTGGAGATGTGCTGCATGGTAACGTGGGTGACGTGGACAGGGTGAGACAGAGCCACAGTCATGGAGCCCTGGGCCCCGCGGAACGGCCAACACTTACCAGGCTGCACCAGCTGGCCCTTTGGAGAGCAGAGAAAGGGAAGAGTAGGGGGAAGCAAGACAGAGGTGTGTCAGGCTGACAGTGATCTTTAAAGTGCATTCAATCATGGTCACGTTACATTACAGTTTacaaaggaaggagagagacagacggagggtGACAAAGTGTGAGTAGAGGAGTGaggcaggggagaggaagagagagcgagagagagatacttACCTGAATTACAGTCCGGGGGCTCTCTGATGGAGACCACAGGGGAATCCCCAGGAAACTCACTCGGGCCGAACCGGTCTTATATGTCTCAGAGCACCGACTGGTTACAATGctgccacctacacacacacacacagacagacacagagagttcTGAGCATATTCAATAATATAGTCTATACCAGGGATCAtgaactagattcagccgtgAGTAGATTTGTTCGTGAGCGGATGATCGAGGGGCTGTAACATAAAATAAttccaaacagatataatatttgacaaaaacatgatcacttcaaaccttgcttacatttgtatacaatcacgtgtctctctagtatgtgtgggaatacttgggaacagatttattTGATGTTTTATACAGTATACAATGGTGCTGatcagtgatgatgtcacaaacCTTGGGACTCGAGGGCGAAGTTGGGCATTTTGTCAGCCAGTGGACGACTGCAGTCTTTCACCACCTGTTTCACATCCTGTCTCtcatcctgacacacacacacacacaaacaaacatacatttacacacaatTATATCACAATTCATGTTAATTTTTGGGGCAAATAATACAACATATCAAAAAAAttaaactacagtgccttgcaaacaTATTCAtccccccttggtgtttttcctattttgttgcattacaacttgtaatttaaatgtaatattatttggatttcatgtaatggacatacacaaaatagtccaaattggtgaagtgaaatttaaaaaatgacttctttcaaaaaaattaacaaattaaaaactgaaaagtggtgcgtgcatatgtattcaccccctttcctatgaagcccctaaataagatctggtgcaaccaattaccttcagaagtcacataattagttaaataaagtccacctgtgtgcaatctaagtgtcacatgatctcagtatatatctcagtataTACCCCTGTtccgaaaggccccagagtctgcaacaccacttagcaaggggcaccaccaagcaagcagcaccatgaagaccaaggagctatccaaacaggtcagggacaagggTTTTGGAGAAGTACATATCAggtttgggttataaaaaaatatccgaaactttgaacatcccgcGGAGCACCGTtgaatccattattaaaaaatggaaagaatatggcaccacaacaaacctgccaagagagggccgcccaccaaaactcatggagcAGGCTAGGAGGGTATCATAGTGGTTAAGCATTAgactagtaactgaaaagttgcaagttcaaatcccagagctgacaaggtacaaatctgtcgttctgcccctgaacaggcagttaacccactgttcctaggccgtcattgaaaataagaatttgttcttaactgacttgcctaattaaataaaggttataaaaaagggcattaatcagaggcaacaaagagatcaaagataaccctgaaggagctgcaaagctccacagcggagattagagaatctgtccataggaccactttaagccgcacACTCCAcagtgctgggctttatggaagagtggccagaaaaaacgccattgcttaaagaaaaaatatatattttggtgttctccaaaaggcatgtgggagactccccaaacatatggaagaagatgAAATTTgacaaaaatgtagctttttggccatcaaggaaaacgctatgtctggtgcaaacccaacacctctcatcaccccgagaacaccatccccacagtgaagcatggtggtggcagcatcatgctgtgggtattgTTTTCATTGgctgggactgggaaactggtcagaattgaaggaatgatggatggagctaaatacaggggaattgttgagggaaacctgtttcagtcttccagagatttgagactgggacggagattcaccttccagcaggacaattaaCCTAattatactgctaaagcaacacttgagtggtttaaggggaaacatttaaatatcttggaatggcctagtcaaagcccagacctcaatcgaattgagaatctgtggtatgacttaaagattgctgtacaccagcagaaccatccaacttgaagaagctgtagcagttttgccttgaagaatgagcaaaaatcccagcgGCTAGATGTGtaagtttatagagacataccccaagagacttgtagctggaattgctgcaaaaggtggctctacaaagtattgactttgggggagtgaacagttatgcacactcaagttttcagtttttttgtgtcATTTCTTGTCTGTTTCACAATAAATTTCGCAATaaattttgcatcttcaaagtggtacgCATGTTACGTAAatgaaatgatacaaaccccccaaaaatctattttaactCCAGATTggaaggcaacaaaataggaaaaatgccaaggggggtgaatactttcgcaagccactgtacctgGGCCAATCTATCTCTGAGCCATTTGCCCATGGCCTCTATGAACTCAGGGGTCAGGTGTGTGTTGGTTGGTGCCAGAGCGGGAGGAGGCTGGTTCTTTATAGAGGTCACCTGATGCTGCAGCTACCGAAACAGAGAGATCACATACATTAggaaataaagtgtgtgtgtgtgtgtgtgtgtgtgtgtgtgtgtgtgtgtgtgtgtgtgtgtgtgctaccgTGTCGCTGACGTC includes the following:
- the LOC139422550 gene encoding SUN domain-containing protein 2-like, with the protein product MNSAFEMKMNTILREIEIMKQKENQQRDISEMLQKMTKELRCVKTEIDDMRVRVDSVDFESVSFDRRLDQEATEFSKQVADLQEHLLFTRGRVRALEDVSDTLQHQVTSIKNQPPPALAPTNTHLTPEFIEAMGKWLRDRLAQDERQDVKQVVKDCSRPLADKMPNFALESQGGSIVTSRCSETYKTGSARVSFLGIPLWSPSESPRTVIQGQLVQPGKCWPFRGAQGSMTVALSHPVHVTHVTMQHISTAVSPTGHIDSAPKDFAVYGMTTNSEEGTLLGTFMFNQAGDPIQTFKLPNPNSVYRYVELRILSNWGHQDYTCVYRFRVHGKMPSA